The following coding sequences lie in one Miscanthus floridulus cultivar M001 chromosome 9, ASM1932011v1, whole genome shotgun sequence genomic window:
- the LOC136480486 gene encoding thioredoxin-like fold domain-containing protein MRL7 homolog, chloroplastic, with amino-acid sequence MASPSLASPRRLGDLGGTPPDLARPPPTKLLRIGSRDGKLIFASSAPPPSSSSSWPPKPTSNPEPPKPTHEARIRNPDDSTEAGFPMTKPRKPRRGCRGEAAAMEDFIRGRLEQVFASIRERNPNVLEGKGDILKPKAEEEQVPDEEGEGEGEQKPVVEEEEPSWALDADVGWGIRASEYFDKHSIRNVTVDGVEIDWEGEVDEGWVKEINCLEWESFAFHPSPLGVLVFERYNRAADNWKFLQELEKAAKVYWNAKDRLPPRTVKVDINIERDLAYALQVRECPQLLFLRGNKILYREKV; translated from the exons ATGGCCTCACCTTCACTGGCGTCGCCAAGGAGACTAGGCGACCTCGGTGGCACGCCCCCAGATCTGGCGAGGCCGCCTCCTACAAAGCTGCTGCGTATCGGATCTAGAGATGGCAAGCTCATCTTCGCCTCATCCGCTCCTCCGCCGTCTTCTTCGTCTTCATGGCCTCCGAAGCCGACGTCAAACCCGGAACCACCGAAGCCCACACATGAGGCCCGCATCCGGAACCCGGATGACTCCACCGAGGCGGGGTTCCCCATGACCAAACCCCGGAAGCCGCGCCGTGGGTGCCGTGGCGAGGCGGCAGCCATGGAGGACTTCATCCGCGGCCGCCTCGAGCAGGTCTTCGCCTCCATCCGGGAGCGCAACCCCAACGTCCTCGAGGGCAAAGGCGACATCCTGAAGCCAAAAGCCGAGGAGGAGCAAGTACCAGACgaggagggggagggagagggagaacaGAAGCCTGTGGTGGAAGAGGAGGAGCCGAGCTGGGCGCTGGATGCCGATGTCGGGTGGGGGATCCGGGCGTCAGAGTACTTCGACAAGCACTCGATCAGAAATGTCACGGTGGACGGGGTGGAGATCGATTGGGAAGGGGAGGTCGACGAGGGGTGGGTCAAGGAAATCAATTGCTTGGAGTGGGAGAGCTTCGCATTCCACCCCAGCCCCTTAGGCGTCCTAGTCTTCGAGCGCTACAACAG GGCTGCTGACAATTGGAAGTTTCTTCAAGAATTGGAAAAGGCTGCTAAGGTATACTGGAATGCTAAAGATCGCTTACCTCCTCGG ACAGTCAAAGTTGATATAAATATTGAGAGAGATTTGGCATATGCACTTCAAGTAAGAGAATGTCCGCAGTTATTGTTCCTTAGGGGAAACAAGATCTTATACAGAGAAAAAG TCTAG